The Toxoplasma gondii ME49 chromosome XII, whole genome shotgun sequence genome includes a region encoding these proteins:
- a CDS encoding hypothetical protein (encoded by transcript TGME49_247400~Signal peptide predicted by SignalP 2.0 HMM (probability 0.924) with cleavage site probability 0.341 at residue 26~Predicted trans-membrane domain (TMHMM2.0):189-212:233-256), translating to MTALGWRERAVQCVVAVFCTCWYVIASSDASTQVNSQDSVEATASAEPLLDSALGWFFPKKVFFWNNEPGVDRRKEERSAKGNEHGREGEESSETETASSISPLSEKRRGKNVARPIPFQTFSTQAEDLRWAHSQEVDTPHLRGWSVSDRRSQDLSSSNGMRLSTEGAEDDDYLSSTLRRVRRQAILHQAISRAGLYGGVALAGTAALFGLSRHFRKVALQWEGRDNVKARGLGIMSAAMGLSSLGTLLGGGWMWVKKIKKAHAIAAKQAEEEADDN from the coding sequence ATGACGGCGCTCGGTTGGCGAGAGCGGGCAGTACAGTGTGTCGTCGCAGTCTTTTGCACGTGTTGGTATGTGATTGCATCATCAGATGCATCAACCCAAGTTAACAGCCAGGACAGTGTAGAAGCGACGGCGTCTGCGGAACCTCTTCTTGACTCGGCATTGGGGTGGTTTTTCCCGAAGAAGGTTTTCTTCTGGAACAACGAACCCGGAGTGGATCGTCGGAAAGAGGAGCGTTCTGCAAAGGGGAACGAACACGgtagagagggagaggagagcagcgagacagaaacagcaTCGTCGATATCGCCTTTGTCGGAAAAGCGGCGCGGGAAGAACGTAGCACGGCCAATCCCATTTCAAACGTTTTCAACACAAGCAGAGGATTTGCGTTGGGCGCACTCTCAAGAAGTCGACACTCCACATCTTCGTGGGTGGAGTGTTTCCGACCGGCGCAGTCAAGACTTGTCTTCCTCGAATGGCATGCGACTGTCTACCGAGGGTGCTGAGGATGATGACTACTTGTCCAGCACCCTGAGGCGTGTACGTCGGCAAGCGATCCTGCATCAAGCTATCTCGCGAGCCGGTTTATATGGGGGTGTGGCGCTGGCTGGTACCGCCGCTTTGTTTGGTTTGAGTCGTCACTTCAGGAAAGTGGCACTTCAGTGGGAGGGCAGGGATAACGTAAAAGCCCGTGGTCTTGGCATCATGTCAGCGGCGATgggactctcttctctgggGACTCTCCTCGGCGGAGGCTGGATGTGGGTCAAGAAAATAAAGAAGGCACATGCAATAGCTGCAAAgcaggcggaagaagaagctgatgACAACTAA